In Acinetobacter sp. TGL-Y2, a genomic segment contains:
- a CDS encoding capsule assembly Wzi family protein codes for MFLKKSLYAAILSALSLPAFAQGLVLNDDHLRTDLNWLNQQGVIEISTSTWPMSGDEIQRALSQAKVINNAQQKVIDSIQNELKSDNQMAKLGLFAETDQKNIPQAFADQNKSQYGASLEFNAGGTNWDGKLRINAEKDPQIDNDQDVNVEGSYLAGKLWNQWLIAGQIPTYWGPGHDGSLIRGDASRPVYGFTAQRAEQNAFESKWLSWIGPWQYQAFAGQLDDYTAVPKTRLMGLRLTAQPLPYLELGASRTFQIDGEGQPGSAKAYWNAFIGKDNACEDASCTGEGNASNQIAGLDARLNLQSLLDVPVSLYGQYVGEDEAGGLPAKKMYLAGVDYSSSYKNLPYQVYAEWADTMTNGSADGISYNHHIYKDGYYQHGFPLGHAMGGDGEMVSVGGDIRFDRMNRLSGRVLFAKVNQSNLAINRAFPLEDEIKALDLTWTHYIKPTIPLKINGWVADSDRQGNDSGLSLGVELPLDSALFGR; via the coding sequence ATGTTTCTAAAAAAATCATTGTATGCGGCTATATTGAGTGCCTTAAGCCTTCCAGCATTTGCACAAGGTTTGGTGTTAAATGATGACCATTTACGTACCGATTTAAACTGGCTTAATCAACAAGGTGTGATTGAAATCAGTACATCAACATGGCCAATGAGCGGTGATGAAATTCAACGCGCGTTATCTCAAGCAAAAGTGATCAACAATGCTCAGCAGAAAGTGATTGATTCAATTCAAAATGAATTAAAATCCGATAATCAAATGGCCAAACTTGGACTATTTGCAGAAACAGATCAGAAAAATATTCCGCAGGCTTTCGCGGATCAAAATAAGTCTCAATATGGAGCTTCACTGGAGTTTAATGCAGGTGGCACGAATTGGGATGGAAAACTGCGTATCAATGCTGAGAAAGATCCTCAGATCGACAATGATCAAGATGTGAATGTCGAAGGATCTTATCTGGCGGGTAAGCTTTGGAATCAGTGGTTGATTGCAGGTCAAATTCCAACGTATTGGGGACCTGGACATGATGGCAGTTTAATTCGCGGCGATGCAAGTCGTCCTGTCTATGGCTTTACAGCACAACGCGCAGAACAAAATGCTTTTGAATCTAAATGGTTGTCTTGGATTGGGCCTTGGCAATATCAAGCGTTTGCAGGTCAATTGGATGACTATACAGCAGTACCCAAAACCCGTTTAATGGGATTGCGTTTGACTGCACAGCCATTGCCTTATTTGGAGCTGGGTGCATCACGTACTTTCCAAATTGACGGTGAAGGACAACCAGGTTCTGCAAAAGCATATTGGAATGCTTTTATTGGAAAAGACAATGCTTGCGAAGATGCGAGTTGTACCGGTGAGGGTAATGCCTCTAACCAAATTGCAGGTTTAGATGCACGTCTTAATCTTCAATCTTTACTGGATGTGCCCGTAAGTTTATATGGTCAATATGTCGGTGAAGATGAAGCAGGCGGGTTACCTGCTAAGAAAATGTATTTGGCAGGTGTTGATTATTCATCGAGCTATAAGAACTTGCCTTATCAAGTCTATGCGGAATGGGCAGACACCATGACCAATGGCAGTGCAGACGGTATTTCATATAACCATCATATTTATAAAGATGGTTATTATCAGCATGGTTTCCCTTTGGGGCATGCAATGGGGGGTGATGGCGAAATGGTCTCTGTTGGTGGTGATATTCGCTTTGACCGCATGAATCGTTTATCGGGTCGTGTGTTATTTGCCAAAGTGAATCAATCCAATCTTGCCATTAATCGTGCATTTCCTTTAGAAGATGAGATTAAAGCCTTAGATTTAACTTGGACGCATTATATTAAACCGACCATTCCCTTAAAAATAAATGGTTGGGTGGCAGATTCAGATCGTCAAGGCAATGATAGTGGTCTGTCACTGGGTGTAGAGCTACCATTAGACAGTGCTCTGTTTGGTCGATAA
- the cysD gene encoding sulfate adenylyltransferase subunit CysD yields the protein MNEERLTHLKQLEAESIHIIREVAAEFENPVMLYSIGKDSAVMLHLALKAFYPAKLPFPLLHVDTGWKFKDMIAFRDNMAKKHGFDLIVHQNKEGKDAGINPFDHGSSKYTDIMKTQGLKQALDKYGFDAAFGGARRDEEKSRAKERVYSFRDTKHRWDPKNQRPELWNLYNGKVNKGESIRVFPLSNWTELDIWQYIYLESIPLVPLYLAAERPVVERSGTLIMVDDERMPLFEGEVPEMKSVRFRTLGCYPLTGAVESTADTLPEIIQEMLLATSSERQGRMIDHDEAGSMEKKKQEGYF from the coding sequence ATAAATGAGGAAAGACTTACTCATCTTAAGCAGCTTGAAGCTGAGAGTATTCATATTATCCGTGAAGTAGCTGCCGAGTTTGAAAATCCGGTGATGCTTTATTCCATTGGTAAAGATTCAGCAGTGATGTTGCATCTCGCCTTAAAAGCATTTTACCCTGCAAAACTTCCCTTCCCACTACTCCATGTAGATACAGGTTGGAAGTTTAAAGACATGATTGCCTTCCGTGACAACATGGCAAAAAAACATGGCTTTGACCTAATCGTGCATCAAAATAAAGAAGGCAAAGATGCAGGCATCAATCCTTTTGATCACGGTAGTTCTAAATATACCGATATCATGAAAACGCAAGGCTTAAAACAAGCCCTTGATAAATATGGTTTCGATGCTGCTTTTGGTGGTGCGCGCCGTGATGAAGAAAAATCACGTGCTAAAGAGCGTGTTTACTCTTTCCGTGATACCAAACATCGTTGGGATCCGAAAAACCAGCGTCCAGAACTTTGGAATCTTTATAACGGTAAAGTGAACAAAGGCGAAAGTATTCGTGTATTCCCACTGTCTAACTGGACTGAGCTAGATATTTGGCAGTATATTTATTTGGAAAGCATTCCACTGGTACCTTTATACCTTGCTGCAGAACGTCCTGTGGTTGAGCGTAGTGGTACCTTGATTATGGTGGACGATGAACGTATGCCTTTATTCGAGGGCGAAGTTCCAGAAATGAAATCGGTACGTTTCCGTACTTTAGGTTGTTATCCATTAACAGGTGCAGTGGAGTCAACTGCTGATACCTTGCCTGAAATCATCCAAGAGATGCTTTTGGCGACCAGTTCTGAGCGTCAAGGTCGTATGATTGACCATGATGAAGCAGGCTCGATGGAGAAGAAAAAACAAGAAGGTTACTTCTAA
- the cysN gene encoding sulfate adenylyltransferase subunit CysN: MSHQSDLISQDILGYLKQHENKDLLRFLTCGNVDDGKSTLIGRLLYDSKLIYEDQLQAVTRDSKKVGTTGDAPDLALLVDGLQAEREQGITIDVAYRYFSTEKRKFIIADTPGHEQYTRNMATGASTCDLAIILIDARYGVQTQTRRHTFIASLLGIKNIIVAINKMDLVEFSETRFNEIQTEYAGFVAQLGERQPSNIIFTPISALNGDNVVNKSENTPWYTGQTLMGSLESVEINRDTAQRDFRFPVQYVNRPNLDFRGFCGTIALGDVNVGDTITALPSGKSSTVKEIVTFDGNLQRAAAGQAVTITLNDEIDISRGNVLIRADQGLPSISRSVEATVVWMADQPLVMGKLYNIKIGTQTVPAKVTAINYRTNVNTLEKAKVESLELNAIANVTVEFDAPVVFDRYQDSRYTGSFIFIDRLNNVTIGAGMVEESVEWTAHSNPVTAEARAARLGQKPAAVTVSSKALDNAQALENLLLQQGIVAIAKADLDAAQVALLRETGVVVITTVAEGTDVSYADESAEALADKIVELVRL, translated from the coding sequence ATGTCTCATCAATCAGATTTGATTAGCCAAGATATCTTGGGCTATTTAAAACAACACGAAAATAAAGACTTATTGCGTTTCCTGACTTGCGGTAACGTGGATGACGGTAAATCGACTTTAATTGGTCGTCTGCTTTATGATTCAAAATTGATTTATGAAGATCAATTACAAGCGGTGACGCGTGACTCGAAAAAAGTCGGTACTACGGGTGATGCACCTGACTTAGCGCTTCTTGTCGATGGTCTACAAGCAGAGCGTGAGCAGGGCATTACCATTGATGTGGCGTATCGTTATTTCTCTACAGAAAAGCGTAAGTTCATCATTGCGGATACTCCTGGGCATGAACAGTACACGCGTAACATGGCAACAGGTGCATCAACGTGCGACCTTGCGATCATCTTGATTGATGCACGTTATGGTGTGCAGACGCAGACGCGTCGTCACACCTTCATTGCGAGCCTTTTGGGTATTAAGAACATTATTGTTGCGATCAACAAAATGGACTTAGTGGAATTCTCTGAAACGCGCTTTAATGAAATTCAAACTGAATATGCAGGCTTCGTTGCACAATTAGGCGAGCGTCAACCATCGAACATCATCTTTACGCCGATTTCAGCGTTAAATGGTGATAACGTGGTGAACAAGTCAGAAAATACGCCTTGGTACACGGGTCAAACCTTAATGGGTTCTTTAGAATCTGTTGAAATTAACCGTGATACGGCGCAGCGTGATTTTCGGTTCCCTGTGCAATATGTCAACCGTCCAAACCTCGATTTCCGTGGTTTCTGCGGCACGATCGCATTAGGTGATGTAAACGTTGGTGATACGATTACTGCTTTACCTTCAGGTAAGTCATCGACAGTCAAAGAGATCGTGACGTTTGATGGTAATTTGCAGCGTGCTGCAGCGGGTCAAGCCGTGACCATTACCTTAAACGATGAAATTGATATTTCTCGTGGTAATGTGTTGATCCGTGCTGATCAAGGTCTACCTTCAATTTCACGTTCAGTTGAAGCGACTGTGGTGTGGATGGCAGATCAACCGCTGGTGATGGGTAAACTCTACAACATCAAAATAGGTACGCAAACCGTTCCTGCAAAAGTGACCGCGATTAACTACCGTACCAATGTCAACACACTTGAAAAAGCAAAAGTAGAGAGCCTAGAGCTGAACGCAATTGCCAATGTAACCGTTGAATTTGATGCGCCAGTGGTATTTGACCGTTATCAAGACAGTCGTTATACAGGTTCGTTTATCTTCATTGATCGTTTGAACAACGTGACGATTGGTGCGGGTATGGTGGAAGAGTCTGTTGAATGGACGGCACATAGCAATCCGGTGACTGCTGAAGCACGTGCTGCACGTTTGGGTCAAAAACCTGCTGCGGTGACGGTATCAAGCAAAGCATTGGACAATGCTCAAGCTTTAGAGAACTTGTTGCTTCAACAAGGGATTGTCGCAATTGCGAAAGCGGATCTCGATGCTGCTCAAGTTGCGTTACTTCGTGAGACGGGTGTTGTCGTCATTACAACGGTTGCCGAAGGGACTGACGTGAGCTATGCAGATGAGTCTGCTGAAGCATTGGCTGACAAAATTGTGGAATTAGTTCGTCTATAA
- a CDS encoding 5'-methylthioadenosine/S-adenosylhomocysteine nucleosidase → MLKKLFCTVGVCSSLVLSGCNDSDDKTVQPLPPVAAEKTLQPIVIQGALPIETESLASKLDNTTSETIGGWKFWKGTYQGYPVIISKTRMGMSNSAAATAIAITHYNPIAIINQGTSGGHDPALNVYDIVVGKYTTNINAFRTPKLPIGGGSDALKWNEAFDVLPEDESDPEPIAIRKFEGDADLILAAHKAKATYSKGKVVEGTLGSADVWNNELDRIAFIHQTYGTSAEEMEGASVAQIATQFNVPFVGIRVLSNNITNNGAYDPGTGEACQDFVLNVVVEYMKAKKAEL, encoded by the coding sequence ATGCTAAAAAAACTATTTTGCACTGTTGGCGTATGTAGTTCACTTGTTTTAAGTGGCTGTAATGATAGCGACGATAAAACGGTGCAACCCCTTCCTCCAGTAGCTGCTGAAAAAACCTTACAACCGATTGTGATTCAAGGTGCGCTGCCGATTGAAACTGAAAGTCTTGCCTCAAAGCTTGACAACACCACCTCAGAAACCATTGGTGGCTGGAAGTTTTGGAAAGGCACCTATCAAGGTTATCCGGTCATCATTTCTAAAACACGTATGGGGATGTCTAACTCTGCGGCAGCCACTGCGATCGCAATCACGCATTACAATCCCATTGCCATTATCAACCAAGGGACCTCTGGAGGTCATGACCCTGCTTTGAATGTGTATGACATTGTTGTGGGCAAATACACCACCAATATCAATGCATTTAGAACGCCAAAACTCCCTATCGGTGGTGGATCTGACGCTTTGAAGTGGAATGAAGCTTTTGATGTATTGCCTGAAGATGAATCTGATCCTGAACCGATTGCGATTCGTAAGTTTGAAGGTGATGCAGATTTAATTTTGGCAGCGCATAAAGCCAAAGCGACTTATAGCAAAGGTAAAGTGGTTGAAGGCACGCTAGGCTCTGCGGATGTATGGAACAATGAATTAGATCGTATTGCATTTATTCATCAAACTTATGGTACGTCTGCTGAGGAAATGGAAGGTGCATCGGTTGCACAAATCGCCACTCAATTTAATGTTCCTTTTGTCGGTATTCGTGTGCTTTCAAACAACATCACCAATAATGGTGCCTATGATCCGGGTACAGGTGAAGCGTGTCAGGACTTTGTTTTAAATGTTGTTGTTGAATATATGAAGGCTAAAAAAGCTGAGCTTTAA
- a CDS encoding NAD(P)H-quinone oxidoreductase, which translates to MSNTMQQIMITEPGGVEKLAYESVAIPTPEANEVLVKVHAFGLNRPDILQRQGLYPMPKGVTPVPGLEVAGVVDAVGSDVTEFKVGDKVCGLTNGGGYAEYCVVPETQILAIPAGVSFVQAAAIPETFYTVWANVFQMGQAKAGEIVLIHGGTSGIGTTALALCKALGIRTFATVGSDEKVQAISHLTTAINYKTQDFEQVINAANDNAGVDVILDIVGAPYLAQNLNLLRRDGRLVYIAFLGGAKAKEVKLGQIMMKRLTITGSTMRARNTAEKAEITQGLKQVVAPLWAKGECLPMIYKTFKFDQIQAAHAIMDTGEHVGKVVVEVI; encoded by the coding sequence ATGTCAAACACCATGCAACAGATCATGATTACAGAGCCAGGTGGCGTTGAAAAACTTGCCTATGAATCGGTTGCGATCCCGACACCTGAAGCCAATGAAGTGTTGGTCAAAGTCCATGCCTTCGGTTTAAACCGTCCAGATATTTTGCAGCGTCAAGGTTTATACCCGATGCCAAAAGGTGTGACGCCAGTCCCTGGACTTGAAGTGGCAGGAGTGGTTGACGCTGTGGGTAGCGACGTGACTGAATTTAAAGTGGGCGATAAAGTCTGTGGTTTGACCAATGGTGGGGGATATGCCGAATATTGCGTGGTACCAGAGACGCAAATCTTAGCCATTCCAGCAGGGGTGAGCTTTGTACAGGCAGCAGCCATTCCTGAAACTTTCTATACCGTTTGGGCAAATGTGTTCCAAATGGGTCAAGCCAAAGCAGGCGAAATAGTTTTAATTCACGGGGGAACCAGTGGCATTGGTACGACAGCACTGGCACTGTGTAAAGCGCTCGGCATTCGAACTTTTGCAACCGTAGGTTCAGATGAAAAAGTGCAAGCAATTTCACACCTAACCACAGCCATTAATTATAAGACCCAAGACTTCGAACAAGTGATTAATGCAGCGAATGACAATGCGGGTGTAGATGTGATTTTAGACATTGTCGGAGCGCCGTATTTAGCGCAAAACTTGAATTTACTGCGTCGTGACGGGCGTTTGGTGTATATCGCATTTTTGGGTGGAGCAAAAGCTAAAGAGGTCAAACTTGGTCAAATTATGATGAAGCGTTTGACCATTACAGGTTCAACCATGCGTGCACGGAATACTGCTGAAAAAGCTGAAATTACCCAAGGCTTGAAACAGGTGGTTGCACCACTTTGGGCGAAAGGTGAATGCTTGCCGATGATCTATAAAACCTTTAAATTTGACCAAATTCAAGCTGCACATGCGATCATGGACACGGGCGAACATGTCGGTAAAGTCGTGGTCGAAGTCATTTAA
- a CDS encoding molecular chaperone DnaJ, whose product MSFDLNLSTAQDAQPLPPQQQKLKSLIEKIEQQKINLDTLEHAKTDIQQHARKTLMPAYAQWHTVLFEQLETLWESLHRHAFSKLELAQLDDKIYSLAQDLKDSQSLAEKQLIKVDELHTFYDQHQAQHQNQSQRKLKSNKKDRANHTANHDAQSEHEQTDQLDPIAFDEMEEIKEMEGWDAEQHIEARAQAKLKRQQDKQAQAQKMAEQSLKMAYLKIAAIIHPDREQDEAKKLEKTEMLQHANQAYENKDLFYLLKLQIQVDQERGIAKKGLSPDQIKFYKLALDAQSQKLDDQIDDVLESLYWTKKAKASGKRQSSGRVQVANLYKQIDADTSAIKQQIKAETERLKYMKRLSGLEMLLEHGVL is encoded by the coding sequence ATGTCATTTGATTTAAACCTGAGTACAGCGCAAGACGCTCAGCCGCTTCCGCCACAACAGCAAAAGCTGAAAAGTCTAATTGAAAAAATAGAACAACAAAAAATTAATTTAGATACACTGGAACATGCCAAAACTGATATACAGCAACATGCCCGTAAAACCTTAATGCCTGCCTATGCGCAGTGGCATACGGTTTTGTTTGAGCAGCTTGAAACCTTATGGGAAAGTCTACACCGCCATGCTTTTTCCAAATTAGAGTTGGCACAACTGGATGATAAAATTTACAGTTTGGCGCAGGATTTAAAAGACTCGCAGTCACTGGCAGAAAAGCAACTGATTAAAGTGGATGAGCTGCATACTTTTTATGATCAGCACCAAGCCCAGCATCAGAACCAATCCCAGCGAAAATTAAAGTCAAATAAAAAAGACAGAGCCAACCATACAGCGAACCATGATGCTCAATCTGAGCATGAGCAAACAGATCAACTCGACCCTATAGCGTTTGATGAAATGGAAGAAATTAAAGAAATGGAGGGTTGGGATGCTGAGCAGCATATTGAAGCTCGCGCGCAAGCCAAACTCAAACGTCAGCAAGACAAGCAAGCACAAGCACAGAAAATGGCAGAGCAATCTTTGAAGATGGCGTATTTAAAAATCGCCGCAATCATTCACCCTGATCGTGAGCAAGATGAAGCCAAAAAGCTCGAAAAAACCGAAATGCTTCAACATGCCAATCAAGCTTATGAAAATAAAGATCTATTTTATCTTCTCAAATTGCAGATCCAAGTTGATCAAGAGCGGGGTATTGCCAAAAAGGGTTTAAGTCCCGATCAGATCAAGTTTTATAAGTTGGCGCTGGATGCGCAAAGTCAGAAATTGGATGATCAGATAGATGACGTTCTTGAATCTTTGTATTGGACGAAGAAAGCCAAAGCATCGGGGAAGCGTCAATCTTCAGGACGTGTTCAAGTGGCTAATCTGTATAAACAGATAGATGCGGATACTTCCGCGATTAAACAGCAAATTAAAGCCGAGACTGAACGGCTGAAATATATGAAGCGGTTGAGTGGATTAGAGATGTTGTTGGAGCATGGGGTTTTGTGA
- a CDS encoding endonuclease domain-containing protein gives MKIDPNLLEFAKSMRHTATDAEHLMWQILRAKRFMDLKFCRQHVIKPYIVDFYCHEIGLVVELDGGQYGTDDAVEYDAERTKFLEPLGLTVVRYWNHDVLGRIDVVLEHLWQVCDELRVN, from the coding sequence ATGAAAATAGATCCTAACTTATTAGAATTTGCCAAATCCATGCGACACACCGCCACCGATGCAGAACACCTGATGTGGCAAATCTTACGTGCTAAGCGTTTTATGGATCTTAAATTTTGCCGTCAGCATGTGATCAAACCATATATTGTCGATTTTTACTGTCATGAAATTGGTTTAGTGGTTGAGTTGGATGGTGGTCAGTATGGAACGGATGATGCGGTTGAGTATGATGCGGAACGGACTAAGTTTTTAGAACCTTTAGGTTTAACAGTTGTGCGCTACTGGAATCATGATGTGTTGGGACGGATAGATGTGGTTTTAGAACACTTATGGCAAGTATGTGATGAATTGAGAGTAAATTAG
- a CDS encoding DNA uptake protein yields MSDKKSEAIGLLNEALKELESAKGSVTVAVQKLSRASLLLDEKNIYVWSEIQLGNQKYVFHIKKLLDLINKEFQKKQKPVDISSSVFKTVLQELKDNGIDHQFIITSKFASLKNSDSTGGLDHSINILEDQLPYLKKNGNDKTLYLKNVQDHIDYIKKKSHEYCVKLSNKYKYSETSSSCFDLLKNAVDDKLLDLEPELAQQLMFAFKGISSKSSEEWSQALTSCRRLLEALADKLYPPNDKVINKRTFKANQYINRLWQFMSESIESESNRDLAKMHVDYLGSWLEKNYKMTNKGVHAEVNQLEATRVVFHMYLMLSDILEYLDPSQVSANSKPSLITATLDDFEVLLNVKREIAKTIYKARIEKNGSLTFDDLKEIRGIGVKTLQLAKERFAE; encoded by the coding sequence ATGTCAGATAAAAAATCGGAAGCTATTGGGCTATTGAATGAAGCTTTAAAAGAACTCGAATCAGCAAAGGGAAGTGTAACTGTTGCAGTTCAAAAATTATCACGTGCCTCTTTGTTATTGGATGAAAAAAATATATATGTTTGGTCCGAAATTCAATTAGGAAATCAAAAATATGTCTTTCATATAAAAAAATTATTGGACTTAATTAATAAGGAATTTCAGAAAAAGCAAAAACCTGTAGATATTAGTTCTTCTGTATTTAAAACTGTATTGCAGGAATTAAAAGATAATGGGATTGATCATCAGTTTATTATCACATCTAAATTTGCTAGTTTAAAAAACTCAGATTCAACTGGTGGCTTGGATCATTCAATAAATATATTAGAGGATCAATTACCTTATTTAAAAAAGAACGGTAATGATAAAACTCTATACTTGAAAAATGTACAAGACCATATTGATTATATAAAGAAAAAATCCCACGAATATTGTGTGAAATTAAGTAATAAATATAAATATTCTGAGACTTCAAGTAGTTGTTTTGACTTATTAAAGAATGCTGTTGATGATAAATTGCTTGATTTAGAGCCTGAATTAGCACAACAACTAATGTTTGCATTTAAAGGAATATCATCTAAGAGTTCCGAAGAATGGTCACAAGCATTAACATCATGTCGTAGACTGTTAGAAGCCTTGGCCGATAAACTTTACCCACCAAATGATAAGGTCATTAATAAGCGAACTTTCAAAGCTAATCAATATATCAATCGTCTTTGGCAATTTATGTCTGAGTCGATAGAGTCAGAAAGTAATCGTGATTTAGCTAAAATGCATGTTGATTATTTAGGTTCATGGTTAGAAAAAAATTACAAAATGACCAATAAGGGCGTTCATGCAGAAGTTAATCAATTAGAAGCTACTCGTGTTGTTTTTCATATGTACTTGATGCTTTCTGATATTTTAGAATATTTAGATCCATCCCAAGTAAGCGCTAATTCTAAACCGTCATTGATAACAGCAACTCTAGATGATTTTGAAGTACTGTTGAATGTTAAGCGTGAGATTGCTAAAACAATATACAAGGCAAGAATAGAGAAAAATGGTTCTCTCACCTTTGATGATCTAAAAGAAATTCGAGGTATCGGAGTTAAAACTTTACAATTAGCAAAAGAACGATTTGCTGAATAA